From Paenibacillus physcomitrellae, the proteins below share one genomic window:
- a CDS encoding helix-turn-helix domain-containing protein, giving the protein MLKFTEAGHIDPELLMNPFWVESLSQVSPEHTHDFYEFFIIREGTCRHVANGQTQLLKPGCLVFMRPSDIHKYERLGDEDCRFLNIACRYKAVEQALAYLDEPAFKEGLLSGAEPPVALLSQLEMLDVVRHFERFLLLATLDKIKARLYAKGLLTDILTQYFLKPDNVEKPDIPLWLEQTLSQMQLKENLLGGLQALYRLSGRSVGHVNRAFRQYLQQTPTEYVNQLKLNIARNLLLTTEWKVVDIALESGFDNVSHFYHQFKKFYHQAPLDFRRNAAK; this is encoded by the coding sequence ATGCTTAAATTTACCGAAGCCGGCCATATTGATCCCGAGCTGCTGATGAATCCGTTCTGGGTGGAATCCTTGTCCCAGGTTTCTCCGGAGCATACGCATGATTTCTATGAGTTCTTTATCATCCGTGAAGGGACATGCCGGCATGTCGCCAACGGGCAAACTCAGCTCCTGAAGCCGGGATGTCTCGTATTCATGCGGCCCTCCGACATCCATAAATATGAACGTCTCGGGGATGAAGACTGCCGCTTTCTGAATATCGCCTGTCGGTACAAGGCGGTGGAGCAAGCTTTAGCATATTTAGATGAGCCTGCCTTTAAGGAAGGACTGCTGTCGGGAGCGGAGCCCCCTGTCGCCCTGCTTTCGCAGCTTGAGATGCTGGATGTGGTTCGCCATTTTGAACGGTTTCTTCTGTTGGCCACCTTGGACAAGATCAAAGCCCGATTGTATGCCAAAGGTTTGCTGACCGACATCCTGACCCAATATTTCCTGAAGCCCGATAACGTGGAGAAGCCGGACATTCCGCTGTGGCTGGAGCAAACCTTGTCCCAAATGCAGCTCAAAGAGAACCTGCTCGGCGGCCTCCAGGCCTTATACAGACTGTCTGGAAGGAGTGTCGGTCACGTGAATAGAGCCTTCCGGCAATACCTGCAGCAAACACCGACCGAATATGTGAACCAGCTGAAGCTGAATATCGCACGCAATCTGCTGCTGACCACGGAATGGAAAGTTGTCGATATTGCTCTCGAATCCGGCTTTGACAATGTCAGTCACTTCTACCACCAATTCAAAAAGTTCTACCACCAGGCCCCGCTGGATTTCCGCCGTAATGCGGCCAAGTGA
- a CDS encoding winged helix-turn-helix transcriptional regulator, translating to MADKDFSMCPRFETAFSFLGKRWNGLIIRTLMSGPKRFKDISNLIPSMSDKMLSERMKDLECEGILTRHVYPETPVRIEYELTEKGKALRPVMDQIQSWAEDWIE from the coding sequence ATGGCAGATAAGGATTTCAGCATGTGCCCCCGCTTTGAAACCGCATTTTCTTTCCTGGGGAAACGGTGGAACGGATTGATTATTCGAACTTTGATGAGTGGTCCCAAACGCTTTAAAGATATTTCGAATCTGATTCCGTCAATGAGCGATAAGATGCTGTCCGAACGGATGAAGGATCTGGAGTGCGAGGGGATTTTGACCCGGCACGTCTATCCGGAAACGCCGGTAAGGATTGAATATGAGCTGACCGAAAAAGGAAAGGCGCTCCGCCCCGTGATGGATCAAATTCAGTCTTGGGCGGAAGATTGGATCGAGTAA
- a CDS encoding sugar phosphate isomerase/epimerase family protein, translated as MKLGIFMVLFGGRPLEEALDYVASKGIQAVEIGTGGNPGNAHCKPDELLENKTKLNEFKRAVQSRGLTISALSCHGNPLHPQKALAQADHDDFVKTVLLAEQLEVPVVNTFSGCPGDHEDAKYPNWPVAPWPNDYQEILKWQWENKVIPYWTEWGKFAAEHHVKIGLELHGGFSVHTPGTLLKLREAAGEVIGANLDPSHMWWQGIDPVEAVKILGRENAIHHFHAKDTTIDPVNVNKWGITDMQTYDKMMDRAWQFRTVGYGHDLKTWADIISTLRLVGYDYVVSIEHEDGLMSVEEGFTKAVGNLKQVLIEDSAADMWWL; from the coding sequence GTGAAATTAGGCATTTTTATGGTTCTGTTTGGTGGACGTCCCCTTGAGGAAGCACTTGACTATGTAGCCTCAAAAGGCATCCAGGCTGTAGAAATCGGTACAGGTGGCAATCCGGGCAACGCACACTGCAAACCTGACGAGCTGCTCGAAAATAAAACCAAGCTGAACGAGTTCAAGCGGGCGGTTCAATCCCGCGGTTTAACCATCAGCGCACTGAGCTGCCACGGTAATCCGCTTCATCCGCAGAAAGCGCTGGCCCAGGCCGATCATGACGATTTCGTCAAAACCGTCTTGCTGGCGGAGCAGCTTGAAGTACCGGTGGTCAATACATTCTCCGGCTGTCCGGGAGATCATGAAGACGCCAAATATCCAAACTGGCCGGTAGCTCCTTGGCCAAACGATTACCAGGAAATCCTGAAATGGCAGTGGGAGAACAAAGTCATTCCTTACTGGACAGAGTGGGGAAAATTCGCTGCCGAACATCATGTGAAGATCGGTTTGGAGCTGCACGGCGGTTTCTCGGTACATACGCCAGGAACACTGCTGAAGCTGCGCGAAGCGGCAGGCGAAGTCATCGGTGCCAACCTCGACCCAAGCCACATGTGGTGGCAGGGGATTGATCCGGTTGAGGCGGTCAAAATTTTGGGTCGTGAAAATGCGATCCACCATTTCCATGCGAAGGACACAACCATTGATCCGGTTAACGTCAACAAATGGGGCATTACGGATATGCAGACCTATGACAAAATGATGGACCGCGCTTGGCAGTTCCGCACCGTAGGTTACGGTCATGACCTCAAAACCTGGGCGGACATCATCAGCACGCTGCGCCTCGTCGGCTACGATTATGTGGTCAGCATCGAGCATGAAGACGGCCTCATGTCTGTTGAAGAAGGCTTTACCAAAGCGGTCGGCAACCTGAAGCAGGTGCTGATCGAGGACTCTGCTGCTGATATGTGGTGGCTGTAA